From the genome of Malus sylvestris chromosome 6, drMalSylv7.2, whole genome shotgun sequence, one region includes:
- the LOC126627095 gene encoding polycomb group protein EMF2B-like isoform X1, giving the protein MLQSKLGAQLQSSSSPALSKLKTPKLSSPANFPVNLQTGEPPLSPGYKMCRHNSCAHLPVEEAVAIDESLLMYCKPVELYNILRPRALHNPLFLRRCLHYKIQARRTKRSRAAIVIFNYRDYNNTLRKTEVTEDFSCPFCLMQCASFKGLRYHLCSSHDLFNFGFWVTGEYQAVNVSVKVDILRSETVADGVVPQLQTFFFCSRSRKHRPRNRGQLENHVHIQFLELDSPSLANGGAQEGNLENGDVVKAPNLLHGGKGSQNGRHRDENCSHDHPSSIECIECATSISNGPGATISIAQSSPDLDCVKLLSGSDSAPPTKIRKLTAERSEPRNRMLLQKRQFFHSHRVQPMELEQVLSDQDSEDEVDDEIADLDDRRMLDDFVDVTKDEKHLMHLWNSFVRKQSVIADGHAAWACEAFSRLRAPELNSSPALFWCWRLFMIKLWNHGLLDACVLNSCNIILDEYKRKGSESSDAMSS; this is encoded by the exons ATGTTACAAAGCAAATTGGGGGCCCAGCTGCAGTCCAGCTCCTCGCCGGCGCTCTCGAAGCTGAAAACCCCGAAACTGTCTTCTCCGGCCAATTTTCCGGTCAACCTTCAAACCGGCGAGCCTCCTTTATCTCCG GGATATAAGATGTGCCGTCACAATTCTTGTGCGCACTTGCCGGTAGAGGAGGCGGTTGCGATCGACGAGAGTCTTTTGATGTATTGCAAGCCTGTTGAGCTCTACAACATTCTTCGCCCTCGTGCTCTACACAAT CCATTATTTCTTCGCAGATGTTTGCATTACAAAATCCAAGCAAGGCGTACAAAGAG GTCCAGGGCTGCGATTGTTATATTCAACTACAGGGACTACAACAACACTTTACGTAAAACTGAAG TTACTGAGGACTTCTCCTGTCCCTTTTGCTTGATGCAATGTGCAAGCTTCAAG GGTCTGCGTTATCACTTGTGCTCTTCACATGACTTATTCAactttgggttttgg gtaactGGAGAGTATCAGGCAGTCAACGTTTCCGTGAAAGTTGACATATTGAGATCTGAG ACTGTAGCAGATGGAGTAGTTCCACAACTTCAAACATTCTTCTTCTG TTCAAGGTCAAGAAAACATAGGCCAAGGAACCGTGGTCAACTTGAAAACCACGTTCATATACAATTCTTGGAGTTAGACTCACCTAGCCTTGCCAATGGAGGGGCACAGGAGGGAAATTTGGAGAATGGTGACG TTGTGAAGGCTCCCAATCTGCTCCACGGTGGAAAAGGTTCCCAAAATGGAAGGCATAGAGATGAAAACTGCAGTCATGATCATCCGAGTTCTATAGAATGTATAGAATGTGCTACCTCAATTTCCAATGGTCCTGGTGCTACAATTTCCATTGCTCAATCTTCTCCGGACCTTGATTGTGTTAAATTGCTATCTGGAAGTGATTCTGCACCACCAACTAAAATAAGGAAGTTAACTGCAGAGCGTTCAGAGCCAAGAAA CCGTATGCTCCTGCAGAAACGACAGTTCTTTCACTCTCATAGAGTTCAG CCTATGGAGTTAGAGCAAGTATTATCAGATCAGGATAGCGAAGATGAAGTTGATGATGAAATTGCAGACCTTGATGATCGGAGG ATGCTTGATGATTTTGTAGATGTTACCAAAGATGAAAAGCAtcttatgcatctttggaaCTCATTTGTTCGAAAGCAAAG CGTGATAGCAGATGGTCATGCTGCCTGGGCATGCGAGGCATTCTCAAGACTTCGTGCACCTGAGCTAAACTCGTCCCCCGCTCTTTTCTG GTGTTGGAGGTTATTCATGATCAAACTTTGGAATCACGGTCTTCTTGATGCATGCGTACTGAATAGTTGCAACATCATTCTTGACGAGTACAAACGCAAGGGATCAGAATCATCGGATGCCATGAGCAGTTAA
- the LOC126625415 gene encoding increased DNA methylation 1-like: protein MVYKLRERKENLVYPSFCSSSESEYETGADISDDPEYTRKPSSARRYPTDVQQMAEMARLAASSTGNLQLRRLKQSRPRKSSMPRTKARAQSSNRDRAGSSRHRRDNFEDKRTILSWLIDLHMIADNSPVFYTGQTELIGFITRAGILCTCCYKIVTVWDFEVHAKSDLRRPYEHMLVKSNGKSLQQCLKEAWLEHIESAPQFGFNHIKHRTKAADQNDDSCMICADGGDLMCCEKCPSACHPSCMNMESVPEGAWFCPYCICEHCETDDGKFLICSLCEKKFHWNCSLPNEIDLNRSSSSFCGESCSEIFHKLELIAGIKNHLDEGYSWTLLKREDISLGGPTESLHKKLECNSKIAVAGILMDQCFETIIDRYTRTNVVQSVIYSRGSNLSRINFQGFYTAILEKDDEIVSAASIRIHGKKMAEMPFVATQTKYRQQGALRKLLVCIESALSSLKVENLVIPASTEVVDMWTKKFNFCHVESSLQKKIVSENTLMFPKAVRLQKSLLDAQEADTAAMEVDVVQNEHHQHRYERPPFIDLNQDPSEEDIDAS from the exons ATGGTGTACAagctgagagagagaaaagaaaatttggtCTATCCGAGTTTCTGCAGCAGCTCAGAGTCGGAATATGAAACTGGAGCAGATATTTCTGATGACCCTGAGTACACAAGAAAGCCCTCAAGTGCTAGAAGATATCCAACCGATGTTCAACAAATGGCGGAAATGGCCAGGCTCGCTGCAAGCTCAACTGGGAATTTACAGTTGCGTAGGCTAAAACAAAGTCGCCCTCGAAAGAGTAGTATGCCTAGGACAAAAGCACGAGCTCAATCTTCAAATAGAGATCGTGCTGGATCATCAAGACACAGGAGAGATAATTTTGAGGATAAGAGAACTATTTTATCATGGTTGATTGACCTACATATGATTGCGGATAATTCACCAGTCTTCTATACGGGTCAGACAGAGTTGATTGGATTCATAACAAGGGCTGGTATTTTGTGCACTTGCTGCTACAAAATTGTTACGGTGTGGGATTTTGAGGTACATGCTAAAAGTGACTTGAGAAGGCCTTACGAACACATGCTGGTCAAGAGCAATGGAAAATCCCTCCAACAATGCTTGAAGGAGGCATGGCTAGAACACATTGAATCTGCACCAcaatttggattcaatcatATCAAGCACCGAACAAAAGCAGCAGACCAAAACGATGATTCATGTATGATATGCGCAGATGGAGGAGATTTGATGTGCTGTGAAAAATGTCCATCGGCGTGCCATCCCTCATGCATGAACATGGAG AGTGTTCCCGAAGGAGCATGGTTTTGTCCCTACTGCATCTGCGAACATTGTGAAACTGATGACGGGAAGTTCCTCATATGTTCACTGTGTGAGAAGAAAT TTCATTGGAATTGCTCTTTGCCAAATGAAATAGATCTCAATCGCTCAAGTTCATCATTTTGTGGTGAGAGCTGCAGTGAG ATTTTTCATAAATTGGAGTTGATAGCTGGGATCAAGAATCATTTGGACGAGGGATATTCTTGGACGCTTCTGAAGAGAGAAGATATAAGTTTGGGAGGTCCTACTGAAAGTTTGCACAAAAAATTAGAATGCAATTCCAAGATTGCAGTAGCAGGGATTCTTATGGACCAATGCTTTGAGACCATAATCGACCGCTATACTAGAACCAATGTGGTTCAGAGTGTAATATACAGTCGGGG GTCCAATTTGAGTCGAATAAATTTCCAAGGTTTTTATACTGCTATCCTGGAGAAGGATGATGAAATCGTCTCTGCAGCATCTATAAG AATACATGGAAAGAAGATGGCAGAGATGCCCTTTGTGGCAACCCAAACGAAGTATAGGCAACAAGGAGCGCTTCGGAAGCTTCTAGTCTGTATTGAATCT gcccTTTCCTCTTTAAAGGTGGAAAACCTGGTCATTCCGGCTTCTACAGAAGTAGTTGATATGTGgactaaaaaatttaatttttgccACGTAGAGAGTTCCCTGCAGAAGAAAATAGTCTCTGAGAACACATTGATGTTTCCGAAGGCTGTCAGGCTACAGAAAAGCTTGTTGGATGCTCAGGAAGCAGATACTGCAG CCATGGAAGTTGATGTAGTTCAAAATGAGCACCATCAACATAGATATGAAAGGCCGCCTTTCATTGACTTAAATCAGGACCCTTCAGAAGAGGATATTGATGCATCATAA
- the LOC126627095 gene encoding polycomb group protein EMF2B-like isoform X2: MCRHNSCAHLPVEEAVAIDESLLMYCKPVELYNILRPRALHNPLFLRRCLHYKIQARRTKSMLFCRSRAAIVIFNYRDYNNTLRKTEVTEDFSCPFCLMQCASFKGLRYHLCSSHDLFNFGFWVTGEYQAVNVSVKVDILRSETVADGVVPQLQTFFFCSRSRKHRPRNRGQLENHVHIQFLELDSPSLANGGAQEGNLENGDVVKAPNLLHGGKGSQNGRHRDENCSHDHPSSIECIECATSISNGPGATISIAQSSPDLDCVKLLSGSDSAPPTKIRKLTAERSEPRNRMLLQKRQFFHSHRVQPMELEQVLSDQDSEDEVDDEIADLDDRRMLDDFVDVTKDEKHLMHLWNSFVRKQSVIADGHAAWACEAFSRLRAPELNSSPALFWCWRLFMIKLWNHGLLDACVLNSCNIILDEYKRKGSESSDAMSS, translated from the exons ATGTGCCGTCACAATTCTTGTGCGCACTTGCCGGTAGAGGAGGCGGTTGCGATCGACGAGAGTCTTTTGATGTATTGCAAGCCTGTTGAGCTCTACAACATTCTTCGCCCTCGTGCTCTACACAAT CCATTATTTCTTCGCAGATGTTTGCATTACAAAATCCAAGCAAGGCGTACAAAGAG CATGTTATTTTGTAGGTCCAGGGCTGCGATTGTTATATTCAACTACAGGGACTACAACAACACTTTACGTAAAACTGAAG TTACTGAGGACTTCTCCTGTCCCTTTTGCTTGATGCAATGTGCAAGCTTCAAG GGTCTGCGTTATCACTTGTGCTCTTCACATGACTTATTCAactttgggttttgg gtaactGGAGAGTATCAGGCAGTCAACGTTTCCGTGAAAGTTGACATATTGAGATCTGAG ACTGTAGCAGATGGAGTAGTTCCACAACTTCAAACATTCTTCTTCTG TTCAAGGTCAAGAAAACATAGGCCAAGGAACCGTGGTCAACTTGAAAACCACGTTCATATACAATTCTTGGAGTTAGACTCACCTAGCCTTGCCAATGGAGGGGCACAGGAGGGAAATTTGGAGAATGGTGACG TTGTGAAGGCTCCCAATCTGCTCCACGGTGGAAAAGGTTCCCAAAATGGAAGGCATAGAGATGAAAACTGCAGTCATGATCATCCGAGTTCTATAGAATGTATAGAATGTGCTACCTCAATTTCCAATGGTCCTGGTGCTACAATTTCCATTGCTCAATCTTCTCCGGACCTTGATTGTGTTAAATTGCTATCTGGAAGTGATTCTGCACCACCAACTAAAATAAGGAAGTTAACTGCAGAGCGTTCAGAGCCAAGAAA CCGTATGCTCCTGCAGAAACGACAGTTCTTTCACTCTCATAGAGTTCAG CCTATGGAGTTAGAGCAAGTATTATCAGATCAGGATAGCGAAGATGAAGTTGATGATGAAATTGCAGACCTTGATGATCGGAGG ATGCTTGATGATTTTGTAGATGTTACCAAAGATGAAAAGCAtcttatgcatctttggaaCTCATTTGTTCGAAAGCAAAG CGTGATAGCAGATGGTCATGCTGCCTGGGCATGCGAGGCATTCTCAAGACTTCGTGCACCTGAGCTAAACTCGTCCCCCGCTCTTTTCTG GTGTTGGAGGTTATTCATGATCAAACTTTGGAATCACGGTCTTCTTGATGCATGCGTACTGAATAGTTGCAACATCATTCTTGACGAGTACAAACGCAAGGGATCAGAATCATCGGATGCCATGAGCAGTTAA
- the LOC126625414 gene encoding uncharacterized protein LOC126625414: MANFAKLDFAAIDTTGKKYLTWLCGDTITEEDLLEKTFSTFHASNVLLQQQYRARGFTEYNQLISVLLVAEQNNKLLVKNHQSRPTGSAPFPKVNAVSLEVNTTSFGGDNRKRGHGHKQGRWNRKGKNHGDQFHIQVPMHNSEEEAEARKRQMRGRDEEVDGRTKRKRQILQDLGLKWVVGREEETDGRTK; this comes from the exons atggcgaacTTTGCGaagcttgattttgctgccATAGACACTACTGGGAAGAAGTACCTTACCTGG ctttgtggggaTACTATTACTGAGGAAGATttgctggaaaagactttcagcacattTCATGCCTCTAACGTGCTCCTGCAACAGCAGTATAGAGCACGaggcttcactgaatacaaccagctgatatctgtgctcTTGGTAGCTGAACAAAACAATAAGCTCTTGGTGAAAAATCATCAGtcccgacctactggatctGCACCATTCCCAAAAGTGAATGCTGTTTCCCTCGAAGTGAACACCACATCCTTTGGTGGTGATAATCGTAAACGAGGACATGGTCACAAGCAAGGTCGGTGGAATAGAAAAGGTAAGAACCATGGTGATCAGTTTCACATCCAGGTTCCAATGCATAATTCAG AGGAAGAGGCAGAGGCGAGGAAGAGGCAGATGAGAGGACGAGATGAAGAGGTAGATGGGAGGACAAAGCGGAAGAGGCAGATTTTGCAGGATCTGGGTTTGAAATGGGTTGTGGGACGTGAGGAAGAGACAGATGGGAGGACAAAATGA